In Gorilla gorilla gorilla isolate KB3781 chromosome 16, NHGRI_mGorGor1-v2.1_pri, whole genome shotgun sequence, the genomic window ATCTGAGAGGCTGATGAAAGGTGCTTTCCTAAGTTACGCGATATCTACGATTCATATCCTAGACTCTTAATAACATTCACAATGCTCAACATTTAAAATCCATAATTGCTAAACGTAtaaagaaccaggaaaatgtgattcatttttaaaagaagacaatcAATGAAAACTAAGCTGGATATAACCCTGATGTTGGATTCAAACTGCAGTTTGTGTCTTGGTGGCAGCTCAAATGTCAGTTCTGGTCTTATGTCCTCAGCTGGGCTGCTCACACATTGCCCTGAGCATGCATGGTTTGGAAGTCCAGTCAGAGATTCAGGTATAGTTTAGACACAGATTTAGGAACTCCCCATGTCTGACTCTCTACTTTTTCCACAGTATCTTTGGCTGCCTCAAACtctttattctctattttgttaGTCCAAAAAGACTATGGGTTTTCTCTGCTGGTGCATCTTACACACCCAGTTTGGTCTTTCTTCAGgctagaaactataaaaatagggGAAATAATGCCCATCATTCTCTTTTTCCAAGTGCCAGATCCCTTCCAGAATCTGCTTGCTTTTATTCACTCGCCAATACCTTCTGTtcattgtttgttcatttgttttattttgttttgttatcctAAGTTTCATTTTATGCAATAGGATTGAGTCCATTAATGGAAATGCCTGTAAATAATATCAGCAAATAATGCCTGCAAATGCTTGCAAATAAttcaataaagcaagaaaaagaaataaaaagttaaagactgaaaaggaaaaagtacAATTGTTATTATTTACAGTTGAGAAGCTAAAAGAAATTTTTAGAATAGGTGAATTTAGTGAGATTAATGATACAAGTTCAATATATAGAAACCAATTGTATTTCTATGCACTAACAGtaatcaattaaaaaatcaaggctgggcatgttggctcacacctgcaatcctagcactttgggaggccaaggtgggaggatcgcttaagcccaggagtttgagaccagcctgggcaacatagtgggaccctgtctctattttattttattatttaatttttattttttgagatggagtttcgctctgtcacccaggctggagtacagtggcataatcttggctcactgcaacctcctcctcccgggttcaagcaattctcctgcctcaacctctcaagtagctgggactacaggcatgtgccaccacacctggcttttttattttttttatttttttatttttagtagagacagagtttcatcatgttagtcaggctggtctcgaactcctgacctcaggtaatccacctgcctcagcttcccaaagtgctgggattccaggcatgagccaccacacctggccaccgtctctattttatttttaatattaataaaaaaagaaaatcaaattaacACAGCATTCACAgttgcattaaaaatattaaatacctaggaataaatctgATGGAAAGTGTATAAGAACACCACACAGAAAActgtaaaatgttattttgagaaattaaatatctaaataaacgAAGGGATAAAGATATCATGGTGTGTGaaactattgtttatttttattattctttttgagatagcatctcactcggtggtccaggctggaatacagtggtgcaatatAACTCACTTttacctcaaacttctgggctcaaaccatcctcctgcctcagcctcctgagtagctaggactataggcacacacaaccatgcccagataatttgttttattttttgtagagatagagtcttgctatgttgcccaggctagtctcgatctcctggcctcaataGAACCTCCCCCGCCCCACAGTCTCCCAAAacactggcattacaggcatgagccacagcacctggccatggAAAATTATTGTTTAGATACTAATTATCCTCTCactttatctatagattccatgTAACTCCAATCAACATCTCAGcaaggttttttgtttctgttttggtaGAAGTTGAAAAAccgattttaaaatttatatagaaattcaAGGGGCCAAGAAAGCCAAGATAATCATGCAGAATTTAAGCTACCATATCAATACTaattataaagctataataattagTGTAGTTTTGGCACAAGGATAGGAACAGAGACTAATTGTACAGAATAAAGCATCCAGAAACACTCACACATATATGGTCACCAGACATAAAATAAGACACCACTGCAAATGAAtagtatcttcaataaatggtgctggatcaattggatatccatatggaaaaaaaaacccacaaattttAATCTCTACCTCAcactacagaaaagaaaataaattccaaaagaaTGTAAACCTGAGTAAAAGGTAAATGATAAAAAATTCTAGGGGAAACCACAGAGAGTTTTATGACCTCTAAAAGgcagaaagcaaaaaagaatgGATTGACACATTTCCcagattagatttttttctaaattaataacTATTGTTTATCCAAAATgtcattaagaaagtaaaaaaggaaagCCTCAGAATAGACTATAATACACACATTTGACAAAGGatcttatgaaaaaaataaggaactcctacaaatcaattagaaaaagactTACCATCTCACAGATGCAGGCAAAAGACATGTCACAAAAGAGGACATTCAAATTTCCAAACTGTGTGAAAAGCTATAAGACATCATTATTAATCAGCaataaaatgcacataaaatatcattattattgagtaataaaatgttttttaaatcaaaattgtATACATCACTACACCCTTCTGCCAGAATAGCTAAAATCATAAAGGCTATAAATACTGAGTGAAAGTAAGGATGAGGAATAACTAGAACTCTTGTACATTTTTTATGGGAGGGGATATTGGTACAGGCACTTTGGAAAATTGTTCAGCTTATCTAGTAAACCAAAGATGTATATACTCTGTGACCTAGAAATTCTATTCCTTGGTATCTAACCCAAGAAAAATGAGAGGATACATCCATCAAAAGACATGCACAAGAATGCTTGTAGCAGCTTTATTATAAATTTCCGAACTGGAAATAAGCAACATGTTCCTTAACAGTAGCATAGATAAATTGTGCCATATTTCTATAATAGAATAtaacagccatgaaaaagaacaaatcatgCAGCAATGCGAGTGAGTCTTAGTGAAAGCCAGACACAATCAAGAACATActaaatttatataaagttcaagaatgctttaaaaagaaagagatgcaAGTCAGGCTAATGGTTACTTTTCCAGGAGTATTGACTGGGAGGAGGGGACAGGGAGATTTTCGGGAACTCAGAATGTTCCATAGCTTGATCTCAGTGGTGTTATCATGTATACAAATTCACCAAGCTATATAAAATTTGTGCACtctatgtacattatataatgcaaTTGAAAAGTATAAATAATCAAAAGGAAAGTGTGACAAGTCCTGAGACATACAGTCTATGGAAAGAAAGTATAAAAGGGCATCACTGGGGCCTCTGGTCAGTCTGGTGGACCCACTGCATCCTGGGAAAGGGGacagcacacacacataaaggAATATTTCTGGGCCCCTAGTCCTCTTTTTACTACGTTTCTTCCTCTCTGAACATAGCTCCAGATAATTTTCAGGAACGGCATGCCTCTGAGGACATGTGAAAAGAAcattagggccgggcacggtggctcacgcctgtaatcccagcactttgggagtctgaggcgggtggatcacctgggatcaggagttcgagaccagcctggctaacatggtgaaaacctgtctctactaaaaatacaaaaattagctgggcgcagtggcacatgcctgtaatcccagctacttgggaggctgaggcaggaggatcgcttgaacctgggaggtggaggttgcagttaactgAGATCAGACcattctactccagcctgggcgacaagagtgaaactctgtctcaaacaaacaacaacaacaacaacaaagagaagaacattaaaaagagatttttttttttttttgagacaaaatctcactctgttgcctaggctggagtgcagtggcctgatcttggctcactgcaacctccacctcctgggttcaagggattctcatgcctcagcctcccaagtagctaggattacaggcggccgccaccatgccctgctcatttttgtatttttttagtagagatggggtttcaccatgttggccaggatggtctcgatctcttgacctcaggtgatccacccgcctcggcctctcaaagtgctgggattataggcatgagccaccgcgcctggccaaaaagagGCTTTTAAAACACCAATTGCTGAGGAAGGCAAGAGGAAAGCCTGAATGCTGTTGGTTTTCCAGTCTGAACCATGGAGCGGAGGCTGAAAGAGGTGACTTGTTGGAGGCCATTTACACAGTGACACACACTGTGCTGAGAAGCACCCCGCCCTTCAAAGACCACCCGGACTGCCGGACTGCTACTGCAGTCTGTCAGGGAGGCCATTTTTCTAagcttacatttctttttcaagaAGCAGcgtctccttttcctctttcatcTTCCTCAGAACTTCCTGGTATTTCTTTccatgaagttaaaaaaaaaacaaagtcataaATGGAAAATTTCCATATTTCATCATGATGTCATTAATAAAAACATTCTGCTAATTATTTTCCAAACAGTATACTCATCAGTATGCACACACCAGTGGGGGAGGGGTTctaataaaaaattcaaagataTTAGTGACCAGAATGGATGTATATGAACAAAAAGAGCTCCCTCCCATTCAGGTCCCTGCTtgtattcaaatcccagctctgacgTTTACTAGCTGTGTTCCCCGTTACTAGCTGCATTCTAACTTCCTGAAACCTCATTGTCCCCTTGATCATAACTGTCACGCTCATAGAATTATTGAACAAATTGACTGAGAAAAATACTATAGGCTGAGTGCTTAGCACAGTACTTGGCACAAAGTAAATCCTTAACATTCATCCGTCTTCTTGTTGCTGTTGTGTACAGAGCATTTTCCCTAGTGACACATTCTAGCCTAATGAAAAACCAAGGAACCGATGGCCTTGGAGACATTCTGCCTCTACTCGGACTTTTCCTCCACACGGGTTGTACCTTTATGTAGTGGACCTGGTCCTTACAGAGCTCAGACACAGATTGGTAGTCACTCTctatctaaaaagaaagaaaattaacaaacctCACGAGTTAAATCAGAACCAAGCCCAGTCTCCTCCCTGGGGCCCTACCTGGTGCACTGGCACTTGGCTGGTTACCTAGCAACCCCTGACTTGAAGGAAAAACAATCATATCACAAAGAGGTGATCTCATCATTAGGCACAGGGTCTGGTTTTAAGCAAAGGAAATATTTTGCCCAAGTCGTCATCTGCCTCTCATGTGAAATACCAGGGGACGTGTCAAGGCACTTTGGTTTGGAATTCAACAATGGTATTTGACATAGAGATGTAAGAAATGGTAAaagcaatatttttaatagaagtttTCTTTCCCTTCAGCTGCATAAGAATGCATAAGAATCAGAAATTCATTTGCAAGATGTTTTGGTACCTCCCCCTCCCATGCCTCAAGCAGATCTGTTTCTAAGACCTTTGGGATTCTCTCCCATTCTATCCCGGGCAGACCCTCAGTGGAAGAGACATTGCCTCTACCTTGGCCAGTTCCTCCTCTTGCTTTGCACAGGACTCTGTTGACTTCTGTAGTCTTGCCTGTGGAAGACAATGAGCGACGGCAGAAAGTTACTAGCATTCTTTTATGGAAGGGAAGTGGGTAATTACCATATCCAGACCAGCAGAGGGCATGATACTAATGGCTATCATGTTGAAGACATCTGATAACAATTTAGGGTGGGCACTTGTTGTTACCCCCTCCcccctccattttacaaatgaggaaacaaaggcGCAGAGAAGTTGAGTATGTAACTTGTTAAAGTTTAAAGTGGCAGAGCTGACATTTACGCCTCAGTAGGCCAGTGCCCATTCAGTGAACCCAGCCATCCTCCTTCCTCCAGGCCTACTGACCAAAGCTCACAAGCCTCTTCCTCCCACTCATATTTCATAGGGTGCACTGGCATGTCCCCTGAATCACACAGGAAATAAAAGAAACCTGGGCCAGGcgtagtgactcacgcctgtaatcccagcactttgggagaccaaggcaggcagattgcttgaggtcaggaattcaagaccaccctggccaacatggtgaactctggccaatgtggtaaaaccccatctctactgaaaatacaaaaattagccaggtatcgtggcgtgtgcctgtagtcccagctactcaggaggctgaggcaggagaactgctttaactcccgggaagcagaggttgcagtgagccgagatcttaccactgcactccagcctgggtgacagagagagactccatctcaaaaaaaaaaaaaaaaaaaaaaaagagagagagagagaaacctggtttctctttttctgagaaaTACGTAAGACAGTGGAGCTCTTGTATAGTGGGCTCAGTTAAATTGCCACACTCACCACATAAGTATGCAGAGAGCTTCCTAATAGGGGTTTTCCCCACTATTGGGTGTCCAGTGTAGTTattcattcaatatatatttattgggcatctactatgtgccaggcacatagcTCTAGGCCCTGGGGAAACAAATGAACAACATAGGCAACAATTCATGTTCTCAATGAGTTTATCTTCTAGCAGaggaaaaagataacaaaataaattttaaaaaaacttctttgGCCTTTGAGCCATGGGTTGGAAACCAGAAGATCATGACACATCCCTGTATGATTATGGGAGTCAATATTTTCTTCCTATTGAATATCTTATTTGTGTGTCCTCACTTAAATAATAAGCTTCTGGAGGGCAGGTCCCAATGGGCATTCAGAACATGTGTTTTATCGACTGGTGGAAGATGGGGACTCTGGAGCAGTTCCCTCCACTTTGATCCACTGCAGTCATCTCTGCTCCTAGTGTGACTAGTGATGTCATAAATGCCCCACAGGCCATGGGATTACATGCAGAGAATAAAGGACAGTGACTCATCTCTGATAAGTACACAGACATAACCAGTACATACCCTAGGGTAGTCCTTGAGAGCAATTTCTCACAGGACCTAGAATTGACACATCTCccagaaaaatctgttttttctaCTCACCTTCATTTCCTCCGGGATCTGCTTTGTGGTTTCTTCTTCAAGGCCAAGATTTGTAAATAACCCTGAAATCTAAAATACCACTCAAAAAATCATGAACTAAGTAAGGCACACAGACATGAAAACCTGGGCCAGTGGCAGACTGGGGTCCCAGGCTGCAGATGGTGGTTACTAATTCGGGCCCTGGATAGAAGCTTGGAAGAAAAGCatctccttctccctgtggaggcTGCCTGACTCCATGTGGGCTAGACAGACTTTTCTGTTCCCATAGCCCATGGAAGAAAGGGCACAGTGAGGAGGGGAGGACAatgagaaagggaagagagaatggGGCAGAGTGGGAGGAAGGATAAGTCTTTTCCCCCTGTAAAGCCCTTTAGCCCTCTCACCACAATCTGTAATGCCCAGAGAACAATTGGCAGCAGCAGTGCAGAGGGAGCATGCAAACTTTGCCAGTTGCTCCTTCTTCTCCAGTCTCTGTGATTACAGAGTTCTGGAAGATAACTCTTATTGATAAGATTCCTGAGAAACGAGGCTTGTTTCCAGGGCATGCTTTGCTATGTGGAGAACAGCCTTTCCGTTAACGTTTATGtatatcttttctcattttgaatGTGCCTAGGACCCCTCCTGCATactcccagcccagcccaccaGCCTTTCTCTTGTGAAGACACAATGTTCTTAGGGACTCAGGGACCCTAAAAAACCCAGGGCTCCCCTTAGCTTTTTCTGAACCTCCACCACATTCCTGCTTAGGATTGTGTTACTTTTTTCCTGTGGGGAAAAAGAAAGTCAAGGGAAGAAAGTTGCTCTGCCGTCATCTCTGCCCCTTCATCAGGCCACTGGAATAATATCTGGGGATTAGTCTATCAAGTCGGAAAAGTGCACTCTGGCTCACACAGCAGATCTGGGAAAAAAGCCTCTTCGGCCCCCATGCCCAGTGCTTCATTCCCAGAACACTCTCTTAAACAGCCATGATTTGAGACACAGAAGCAATGAACATGGGATGAATTCCTGGGAAGGAGAGCAGCAGAATGCAAACAAAATGCATCCAGTGGTCCTTTTCTAGACACCTCCTTACCAGCTTTGCTGTCTCTAATTCCAGCTCCCTCAGGGATTCCTCCTGTTCATCTATGATATAGTTcaactcctcctcctctttgGCTTCTTTTAGTGACAAGGCCAGCTTTCTTTCCGGGCTGAAATATATAAAGTCACCCAGGTGTGGCTCAGCCCCTAAGGAAGCTGCCAGGGCCCCAGTTTGAGAAGCTACTTTCGAAGTCTCAGGAAGTCAGAGTAACTACCAAATGCAATGGCGATAAAATGTCAACCTAATGTGAAAATTTAATGCAAAAATCTATACCTGAAGTATTTTGAGGGCACTGTAGTTCATACTTTAGGATTTAAATAAAACGTGAAGATTCACCATCAAATAAGTGAAACTTTCTTCCACCTTCTGTATCCCAAAGGACCTGCAGGGGCGGGGAGGCCCTTCCCCCACCAACCACAAAGCCTTACCTTGAAatagtttcttctttctctttaatcTTTCTAAGGAGAACCTGATTCTCCATATCCAGTTTCTGCAGGTCCTTTTCAAGGTCTGAATTCAGGCAGTCAAGGTTCTGTTTTACGGCTTCTAATGCTGGTAATTCTATCGTCTGGTACCTACAGAAAATCATCTTTATCACCAACCTCAGGACAGGAAAACATAGGAGCCCTAAGAAGACGTTCCCCTATAATTTCACTCATTCTCTTATCTTCTGTTGTTAATAAGCTTAACCAGCCTTACTTTGTTTTCCATGATAAATTGATTTCTACACTGTTTTGCATAAAGTAAATTCCTGGAGTGGagccacattttaattttaaatactgtAAATGGAACCCACTGAAACAAAGCTTTCatgaagcaaaagaaatattttttctatgaaTACTTTAACAcacttgttttaaaatatcttagatGAAGTATGCAGAATCCAAGTGATACCTCTAAAGCCTTTAGAGACCTGCAAGGGAAAGGCTTCTCCTTTTATCTTCTAACCTAGGCAGGCAGGGACATGGGCTGAGTAGAGGCTAAAAGGGTGATGAATCTTTTTCCTGCCAGACTGATTAGCTGTTTGAGACACTAGAGATCTTTGAAAACCCC contains:
- the LOC101139036 gene encoding transmembrane and coiled-coil domain-containing protein 5B isoform X7 → MMEDVGQNPLDDVPERKLALSLKEAKEEEELNYIIDEQEESLRELELETAKLEKSNTILSRNVVEVQKKISGLFTNLGLEEETTKQIPEEMKARLQKSTESCAKQEEELAKIESDYQSVSELCKDQVHYIKKYQEVLRKMKEEKETLLLEKEISKAQDDSSQTVKPGSIFADTTQRNMERTTIKKQEKTCWYKYFQYLTFMVLVFIRLLAYVFFHLQYINPDLLMDVLPLVLSMGTLVSLRKVSRPFLTLAVEEALPH
- the LOC101139036 gene encoding transmembrane and coiled-coil domain-containing protein 5B isoform X5, with translation MMYLEKDLQKLDMENQVLLRKIKEKEETISSPERKLALSLKEAKEEEELNYIIDEQEESLRELELETAKLEKSNTILSRNVVEVQKKISGLFTNLGLEEETTKQIPEEMKARLQKSTESCAKQEEELAKIESDYQSVSELCKDQVHYIKKYQEVLRKMKEEKETLLLEKEISKAQDDSSQTVKPGSIFADTTQRNMERTTIKKQEKTCWYKYFQYLTFMVLVFIRLLAYVFFHLQYINPDLLMDVLPLVLSMGTLVSLRKVSRPFLTLAVEEALPH
- the LOC101139036 gene encoding transmembrane and coiled-coil domain-containing protein 5B isoform X6, giving the protein MMEDVGQNPLDDVYQTIELPALEAVKQNLDCLNSDLEKDLQKLDMENQVLLRKIKEKEETISSPERKLALSLKEAKEEEELNYIIDEQEESLRELELETAKLARLQKSTESCAKQEEELAKIESDYQSVSELCKDQVHYIKKYQEVLRKMKEEKETLLLEKEISKAQDDSSQTVKPGSIFADTTQRNMERTTIKKQEKTCWYKYFQYLTFMVLVFIRLLAYVFFHLQYINPDLLMDVLPLVLSMGTLVSLRKVSRPFLTLAVEEALPH
- the LOC101139036 gene encoding transmembrane and coiled-coil domain-containing protein 5B isoform X3 — its product is MMEDVGQNPLDDVYQTIELPALEAVKQNLDCLNSDLEKDLQKLDMENQVLLRKIKEKEETISSPERKLALSLKEAKEEEELNYIIDEQEESLRELELETAKLISGLFTNLGLEEETTKQIPEEMKARLQKSTESCAKQEEELAKIESDYQSVSELCKDQVHYIKKYQEVLRKMKEEKETLLLEKEISKAQDDSSQTVKPGSIFADTTQRNMERTTIKKQEKTCWYKYFQYLTFMVLVFIRLLAYVFFHLQYINPDLLMDVLPLVLSMGTLVSLRKVSRPFLTLAVEEALPH
- the LOC101139036 gene encoding transmembrane and coiled-coil domain-containing protein 5B isoform X4 yields the protein MMEDVGQNPLDDVYQTIELPALEAVKQNLDCLNSDLEKDLQKLDMENQVLLRKIKEKEETISSPERKLALSLKEAKEEEELNYIIDEQEESLRELELETAKLEKSNTILSRNVVEVQKKISGLFTNLGLEEETTKQIPEEMKARLQKSTESCAKQEEELAKKYQEVLRKMKEEKETLLLEKEISKAQDDSSQTVKPGSIFADTTQRNMERTTIKKQEKTCWYKYFQYLTFMVLVFIRLLAYVFFHLQYINPDLLMDVLPLVLSMGTLVSLRKVSRPFLTLAVEEALPH
- the LOC101139036 gene encoding transmembrane and coiled-coil domain-containing protein 5B isoform X2 — translated: MMEDVGQNPLDDVYQTIELPALEAVKQNLDCLNSDLEKDLQKLDMENQVLLRKIKEKEETISSPERKLALSLKEAKEEEELNYIIDEQEESLRELELETAKLEKSNTILSRNVVEVQKKISGLFTNLGLEEETTKQIPEEMKARLQKSTESCAKQEEELAKIESDYQSVSELCKDQVHYIKKYQEVLRKMKEEKETLLLEKEISKAQDDSSQTVKPGSIFADTTQRNMERTTIKKQEKTCWYKLLAYVFFHLQYINPDLLMDVLPLVLSMGTLVSLRKVSRPFLTLAVEEALPH
- the LOC101139036 gene encoding transmembrane and coiled-coil domain-containing protein 5B isoform X1 → MMEDVGQNPLDDVYQTIELPALEAVKQNLDCLNSDLEKDLQKLDMENQVLLRKIKEKEETISSPERKLALSLKEAKEEEELNYIIDEQEESLRELELETAKLEKSNTILSRNVVEVQKKISGLFTNLGLEEETTKQIPEEMKARLQKSTESCAKQEEELAKIESDYQSVSELCKDQVHYIKKYQEVLRKMKEEKETLLLEKEISKAQDDSSQTVKPGSIFADTTQRNMERTTIKKQEKTCWYKYFQYLTFMVLVFIRLLAYVFFHLQYINPDLLMDVLPLVLSMGTLVSLRKVSRPFLTLAVEEALPH
- the LOC101139036 gene encoding transmembrane and coiled-coil domain-containing protein 5B isoform X8: MMEDVGQNPLDDVYQTIELPALEAVKQNLDCLNSDLEKDLQKLDMENQVLLRKIKEKEETISSPERKLALSLKEAKEEEELNYIIDEQEESLRELELETAKLEKSNTILSRNVVEVQKKISGLFTNLGLEEETTKQIPEEMKARLQKSTESCAKQEEELAKIESDYQSVSELCKDQVHYIKKYQEVLRKMKEEKETLLLEKEISKAQDDSSQTVKPGSIFADTTQRNMERTTIKKQEKTCWYNT